TTCGAGATTGGCAAGTTGCCTTTGAGAGAACAGGCTTCAAAAATGCAGTTATTGCAAAAGAACCAACTGAAGCGGATACCGATTTTGATGTTGATGATGTACGTTACTCAGTTATTACTTATGTAGCATCACAAAAATCAAATGCTATGGGACCTGCAGTTGTAGATCCAAGAAGTGGAGAAATCATTGAATCAGATATTATCTGGTGGCATAATGTAATGACTTCATTGCAAAGCTGGATGCGTATTCAAACTGGTGCAATTGACCCAAAAGCAAGAGGAAACAAATTTAGCGATGAACACATGGGAGAAGCTATCCGATTTGTATCGTCTCACGAAGTTGGACACACTTTTGGTTTGAAACATAATATGGGTGCCTCTTTTGCTTATCCTGTAGAATCACTTCGATCTGCAGCATTTACAGCAAAAATGGGCGGAACTGCTCCGTCTATCATGGATTACGCTCGTTACAATTATATCGCACAGCCTGAAGATCATGTAGAAGCTATTACGCCAAAAATTGGTGAATATGATAAATATGCAATCGAATGGGGTTACAGATGGTATGCAAATCAAACTGAAGAGCATACGGAATTGAATAACCTGATTGCAAAACATCAAAACGATCCACTTTATTTCTACGGAGAGCAACAAGATGGTGATGCTATAATAGATCCTCGTTCACAATCTGAAGATTTGAGTGACGATGCAATGAAAGCCAGTGAATATGGACTTAAGAACTTAAAAAGAGTTGTTAATAATATCCTGGAATGGACGTACGATAAAAATGAATCTTATTACCAAACCGGTAAACTTTATATAGGTGCTATTGGTCAATGGAATTTGTACAATTATCACGTATTAAACAATTTGGGTGGTGTTTATTTGAATACTACTGTTCACGGTGATAACAAAGCGAGTTATATTCCGGTTCCGGCTGCGATACAAAAGAGAGCTGTAGCGTATTTGTTAAAAAATACTATTACAATTCCGGAGTGGTTGTTTTTTAATCCGATTTTGGATAAAACAAATCCTTTGAAAGATTCTCCTTTAGGGCCATACGAATATACACCTTATACATTGGCAAGAGAATTACAATACAGTGTTCTATACAGTATGTTGAGTGATGATCGTTTATTGCGAATTACAGAAAACGAATTATTTCAGCGTAATGAAACCAAAGAAAATGTATTTACGGTAACGCAATTATTTCAAACTATACGTCAGAACATTTTTGCTTCAACAATACAAAATAAGTCGCTTACGATTTTGGAACGTATGACTCAAAAAAATTATGTTGATATCTTGATTGTTTCAACAAATAAACTTTTTGAAAAGACAGAACCTAAAAAAGGTATCCAATTAGAAGAAACCCTGAGCATGCCTCATTTGTGTGATTACCTTGATGGATCAAAAATGGGACGTAACATTAATCAGTCTTCTTTAAAAAGAGTTACCGAAGTTACATCTGATAAAAAAGGTGAACTAAATCAGATTCTGCAATTATTGAGATCCAAAAGAAGTATTGGAAATCAAGAAACCAAGAATCATTATTTCGATTTGATTCAACGTATTGAAAGAGCATTAAACAACACATTATAGAATTTTTTTAACCAAACTCCAAACACAAACTAATGAAGAATTTATTTTACATGCTGAGTTTCCTTCTTACCCTTTCCGGGTATGCGCAGGAAAGGACAATTAAAGGGACCGTAGTTGATGCCAAAGACGGACTGCCAATACCAGGTGTTACTGTTTTTGTCGAGAACAGTTCCGTATCTAACAACACACAACAAAAAGGTGTGATCCAAAGTGCTAGCCTTGGAACCGTAACTGATTTTGACGGTACATTTGAATTTAAAATCAACAGCAATATGAAAAGTTTAAGAGTAACTTATATGGGTTACCAACCTTATACTGTAGAGATTACTGCTCAAAACAACTACACGATTTCTTTAAAATCTGACATAGCCGAATTAAAAGAAATTGTAGTAACAGGTTATCAAAAAATCGAGAAAAGAAAATTAACATCCGCTGTTGCACAAGTTGAAATGGCTGATATCAAACAAGCGGGTGTTGCGAGTTTGGATCAAATGTTAATTGGTCAGGTTGCGGGTGTAGCGGTAACGCAACAAACGGGAGCTCCTGGAACGATCTCAAAAATCAGAATTCGTGGTACTGCATCTCTTAATGGTGCACAGGATCCGTTATGGGTTTTAGATGGTTTACCTCTTGAAGGAAATGATGTTCCTAAAAATTATGACAAAGATAATATAGATATATTAAGTAACTTTTCTATCGCAGGATTAAACCCTGATGATATCAAAGATATTACCATATTAAAAGATGCTGCTGCAACTGCTATTTACGGAGCAAGAGCTGCAAATGGTGTTATTGTGGTAACAACTAAAAAAGGAAGAAAAGGAAACATGAGAGTAGACTTTAACGTTAATACTTTTGTGACTCAAAAACCTGATTTTTCTAAATTAAACCTTTTAAACTCTTCTCAAAAAGTAGATTTTGAACTTTCGCTAGCTTCTAGAGAAGATTTGACTTACAGAGACACAGCTGGGGAAATTTCCCGCATTCTAAACCAGGCTAATGAATTAGGAGCCTATAGATCGGGAGGTTTTTCGTCTCTAAGTCCAACAACACAAAACTCAATCAACGCTTTGAGAAGCAATAATACCAATTGGGGTGATTTATTGTATAGAGCTGCTTTTAACACGCAATACGGATTGAGTTTATCAGGTGGTGGAGAAAGATCTGATTATTATTTCTCTTTAGGAGCTTATAATGAAGATGGTGCTACTGTAGGAACTGGTTTTGACAGATACAACCTTACCTTAAAAAACAACTTTGATGTAACTGATAAATTACATGTTGGTGTTGGGATTTTTGGTACTCAAAGCAAGAAAACAAGTTATCTTTCAGATACAGATGGTTTTACAAATCCTTCTAATTATTCAAGAAACGTAAACCCATATTTGATTCCATTCAATGCTGATGGAAGTTATAGATATGATAAAGATATCAAAGGATATGGAAATGGAACTGTAGCTGTTCCTTTTAATTTCTTAGAAGAAAGAGAAAATACGAATTATGAATTAATAACAAGATCTGTAAAAGCATTACTTGATGTTGATTATAATATTACAAAAGGCTTAAAAGCAAGTACTCAAATTGGTTTACAGTTTGATAATAATTCTTCTGAAAAATACGCTGGTAAAGACACTTACTTTACAAGAAAAGAAAGAGAAAAAACAAGTGTATTTGCAAACGGAGCTTATAATTATTTCCTTCCAGTTGGTGGAATTATCCAAAATTCAAACACTGACTTTTTCCAATACAACTGGAAAACTATGGTAAACTATAGTACAACTCTTGGAGGAAAACATGAGTTAGAATTTATGGTTGGTAATGAATTAAGAAAAAACAAAAGCACTTCTATTAATACGAAAGCTTTTGGTTATGACCCAAAAACATTGACATCAACTCAAATTATTTTTCCAACTGCAACTTATGCAGCTGACACAAACTATAGAACGTATTTAAAGAATGAAAACGAAAATGCATTTGCATCGTTTTTTGCAACAGCATCTTATACGTATGACAGAAAATATACTTTCTTTGGAAGTGTTCGTTATGACGGATCAGATTTATTTGGTGCAGATCCTAAATACAAATACTTACCATTATGGGCCGCTTCTGGTTCGTGGGCAGTATCTGAAGAAGATTTCTTAAAAGATAATCCTGTAATTTCTAATTTAAGATTACGTGCTTCTTATGGTTTACAAGGAAATATCGACAAAAACACTTCTCCATATGTAGTGGGTACAAACCAAACAACTGTTATTTTACCTGGACAAACAGAACCTGTTATTTCAGTATCTTCTCCTCCAAATGATAAATTAAGATGGGAAAAAACTACCAATACTAACGTTGGAATGGATCTTGGTTTATTCAAGAATCGTATCAACATTGTTACAGATGTTTACGGAAGAAAAAGTACCGACTTAATTGGTTTACAATCTCTTGCTCTAGAAAACGGATTTGAATATACAAACGCTAACTGGGCGCAGGTAACCAATAAAGGATATGAAATTTCTTTGTCTACAAGAAACATTGATCATCCAAACTTTAAGTGGAATACAACAATTAATTTTGCTCATAATAAGAGTAATGTTGATCGTATTCAAACAAGATCTAATAGTTATTTACCTTCTAGAGAAGGACTTCCGGTTAATGCGGTATTCGCATTAAAAACTGCAGGAATTGATGAAAATGGTTATCCTTTATTTGTAAATAAAAAAGGAGAAACTGTAAACTCACAAACCTTTTTTGCCCTTTTTGACCCCTATGCAGATTTTTTCCCGGGAGTTCTATCTCAATCAAAGCTTACAGATGCTGAAACAAGAGATTTGTTTACTTATGCTGGAGACTTAGACCCTAAATTTACTGGTGGTTTTATCAACACTTTTAAAGTTCATGATTTTGATCTTACAATTGCTACCACTTTCAATATCAAGCAAACTGTCGTTGAAAAACCTACTTTCAATGGTACAAGTTTAGATCGTGGTCAAAACTATACTACTGATGCGCTTAATGTATGGTCACCTACTAATACAAGTTCACACATACCTGGAATTACTAGTCCAACTTCAGGCACAGGAGATTCATGGATGGCTTACCAATGGTATTCTCCAGGAGCAGCTCCACTCGAAATGTACAATTATTTAGATACATGGGTTCATGAAATGAGTTTTATGCGTGTAAGCAGTATTCGTTTAGGGTACTCTTTGCCTAAAAAAGCTATAAACAGTTTGTATATGGATAACGTTAGATTTAGTATTGAAGGTAGAAACCTATTCGTAATCAGCTCTGATTATAAAGGTTACTTTGACCCTG
Above is a genomic segment from uncultured Flavobacterium sp. containing:
- a CDS encoding zinc-dependent metalloprotease is translated as MGKKALLGTLKTILVLALLFSTSAMVSQKKNKKNKDDKTEEVKDSIKSPKGKKYNDLVKQGTFKKGLFNTIQVKTDLYLEINDSLFQREFLVVNKISNVPLPVNDAGLNKGMNYENKIITFHKDLVAKKVWVKSSVPKVSSPVGDAITASVNSNFSESIIEVFDIETKNNDSTSIVIKANKIFDGKQKSFNDVLSNIGFGGSVKSDLSYIESVKTFPKNIVVKSQLTTSVSEGGPALSVTLGVTSNIILLDKVPMQPRFADDRIGYFSEKHWYFNDSQHAMLEKELITRWRLEPKKEDIEKYKNGELVEPKKPIVYYIDPSTPKQWRSYIIEGVRDWQVAFERTGFKNAVIAKEPTEADTDFDVDDVRYSVITYVASQKSNAMGPAVVDPRSGEIIESDIIWWHNVMTSLQSWMRIQTGAIDPKARGNKFSDEHMGEAIRFVSSHEVGHTFGLKHNMGASFAYPVESLRSAAFTAKMGGTAPSIMDYARYNYIAQPEDHVEAITPKIGEYDKYAIEWGYRWYANQTEEHTELNNLIAKHQNDPLYFYGEQQDGDAIIDPRSQSEDLSDDAMKASEYGLKNLKRVVNNILEWTYDKNESYYQTGKLYIGAIGQWNLYNYHVLNNLGGVYLNTTVHGDNKASYIPVPAAIQKRAVAYLLKNTITIPEWLFFNPILDKTNPLKDSPLGPYEYTPYTLARELQYSVLYSMLSDDRLLRITENELFQRNETKENVFTVTQLFQTIRQNIFASTIQNKSLTILERMTQKNYVDILIVSTNKLFEKTEPKKGIQLEETLSMPHLCDYLDGSKMGRNINQSSLKRVTEVTSDKKGELNQILQLLRSKRSIGNQETKNHYFDLIQRIERALNNTL
- a CDS encoding SusC/RagA family TonB-linked outer membrane protein → MKNLFYMLSFLLTLSGYAQERTIKGTVVDAKDGLPIPGVTVFVENSSVSNNTQQKGVIQSASLGTVTDFDGTFEFKINSNMKSLRVTYMGYQPYTVEITAQNNYTISLKSDIAELKEIVVTGYQKIEKRKLTSAVAQVEMADIKQAGVASLDQMLIGQVAGVAVTQQTGAPGTISKIRIRGTASLNGAQDPLWVLDGLPLEGNDVPKNYDKDNIDILSNFSIAGLNPDDIKDITILKDAAATAIYGARAANGVIVVTTKKGRKGNMRVDFNVNTFVTQKPDFSKLNLLNSSQKVDFELSLASREDLTYRDTAGEISRILNQANELGAYRSGGFSSLSPTTQNSINALRSNNTNWGDLLYRAAFNTQYGLSLSGGGERSDYYFSLGAYNEDGATVGTGFDRYNLTLKNNFDVTDKLHVGVGIFGTQSKKTSYLSDTDGFTNPSNYSRNVNPYLIPFNADGSYRYDKDIKGYGNGTVAVPFNFLEERENTNYELITRSVKALLDVDYNITKGLKASTQIGLQFDNNSSEKYAGKDTYFTRKEREKTSVFANGAYNYFLPVGGIIQNSNTDFFQYNWKTMVNYSTTLGGKHELEFMVGNELRKNKSTSINTKAFGYDPKTLTSTQIIFPTATYAADTNYRTYLKNENENAFASFFATASYTYDRKYTFFGSVRYDGSDLFGADPKYKYLPLWAASGSWAVSEEDFLKDNPVISNLRLRASYGLQGNIDKNTSPYVVGTNQTTVILPGQTEPVISVSSPPNDKLRWEKTTNTNVGMDLGLFKNRINIVTDVYGRKSTDLIGLQSLALENGFEYTNANWAQVTNKGYEISLSTRNIDHPNFKWNTTINFAHNKSNVDRIQTRSNSYLPSREGLPVNAVFALKTAGIDENGYPLFVNKKGETVNSQTFFALFDPYADFFPGVLSQSKLTDAETRDLFTYAGDLDPKFTGGFINTFKVHDFDLTIATTFNIKQTVVEKPTFNGTSLDRGQNYTTDALNVWSPTNTSSHIPGITSPTSGTGDSWMAYQWYSPGAAPLEMYNYLDTWVHEMSFMRVSSIRLGYSLPKKAINSLYMDNVRFSIEGRNLFVISSDYKGYFDPETFGNIYAQPIPRSISLGCNLTF